The sequence below is a genomic window from Anaerolineales bacterium.
CACCTGGCGTACCTCACCCGTCCCATTGCAGGTCGAGCAGCGTATTGGGCTGGTGCCGGGTTCAGCCCCTTTACCGCCGCATGTTTCGCACACTTCATCGCGGGTGATCTCGATCTCCTTTTCAATCCCAAAAATTGACTCCTCGAAAGAAAGGTCGACATTGATCTGCAGGTCAGGCCCTCGCCGGGGAGCGTTACGTGCCCGGCGGCTGGTGCTCCTTCCAAAACCACCAAATCCTCCGAAGAACTCATCGAATAGATCACCGAAATCAACCGTGAAATCTGGCACACCCCCGGTATTCTGTACACCGGCATGCCCAAAACGGTCATAGGCCGCGCGTTTATCGGCATCTGAGAGCACGCTATATGCTTCATTAATTTCTTTAAAGTGCTCTTCTGCGTTGGCTTCCTGGCTGACGTCAGGATGATACTGCCGGGCCAGCTTGCGGAAGGCAGCCTTAATCTCATCGGATGTGGCAGTACGTGACACACCCAAGACTTCGTAGTAATCGCGTTTCGCCATGATCGTTGTTAAACAACATGAAACCTTGAGAGGTTTACATGCTATTCATCATCCCTTCGTCTCGAGTTACTTACGCAAAATAGAGGCAGTTGCCTTCGCATAATATATATTTTTACCAAAATTCCTGGCAGTCTATCCGTGAGCCTCAAGCCAAGCTCGGGATTGCTCACGGATAGGATGCCAGGTTATTTCTTTCTCTGATTAACATTGCGTTGTTATCGATGAATCCTGTTCCAACTTTTGAACAAAATATAGCTAGAGATTATGCATTCCTGAACTCACCATCCACAACATCGTCATCGCTGCCACCAGGTCGCTGGCCACCTTCAGGACCTTGCTCAGGACCCTGCTCTGGGTCGCCTGTTGCCGGACCAGCCTGCGGACCACCCTGTTGGTAAACGGACGCACCAATCTGCTGGACTACCTGGAAGAGTTGCTCCGTGGCACTCTTGATCCTGGCTGGATCTTCAGTCTCAAGAGCCTGCTTGACATTAGCAACTTCCGACTCAACCTTGCTGCGTACATCCGCCGGCACCTTGTCACCGAAATCCCGCACGGCTTTCTCGGCAGTATAAATTGCATTGTCGGCAGTATTTTTTGCTTCGATCAGCTCTTTCCGTTTCTTGTCTTCATCGGCATGCGTTTCAGCTTCACGGCGCATACGCTCGACCTCTGAATCGTTAAGGCCTGAGGAAGCTGTGATGGTGATGTGTTGGCTTCGCTGGGTAGCCTTGTCCTGCGCAGTCACTTTGATGATGCCATTGGCATCGATATCAAAGGTCACTTCAATCTGCGGCATACCACGCGGGGCAGGTGGGATTCCATCCAGGATGAACCTACCCAGGCTTTTGTTGTCGGCTGCCATCGGCCGCTCACCCTGCAGGACGTTGATCTCCACCTGGGGTTGGCTATCGGAGGCAGTTGAGAAAACCTGGCTCTTATGGATGGGAATGGCGGTGTTCCTTTCAATCAAAGGTGTAGCCACGCCGCCCAGGGTCTCCACTGAAAGGGTAAGTGGGGTCACATCCACCAACAGGATGTCCTTGACATCTCCGCCTAGCACTCCCGCCTGGATGGCAGCACCGATCGCTACCACTTCGTCGGGGTTCACACCTTTATGGGGTTCTTTATTGAACAGCTTGCGTACGGCTTCCTGTACAGCAGGCATGCGGGTCATGCCACCCACCAGGACGACCTCGTTGATCTTGGAAGTGTCCATATCGGCATCTCGTAGGGCGTTTTTCACCGGGGTGAGGCTGCGCTCGATCAAATCACCGGTCAGCTGTTCCAGCTTAGAGCGGGTCAAATTCATCACCAGGTGCTTCGGGCCGGAGGCGTCGGCGGTAATATAGGGCAGGTTGATCTCGGTCTGCATCATACTGGAAAGCTCAATCTTGGCTTTCTCGGATGCCTCTTTTAATCGCTGCAGGCTCTGGCGGTCTTGGCGAAGATCGATCCCATTGGCAGCTTTAAATTCGTCTGCCAGGTAGTCGATCAGGCGCATGTCAAAGTCATCGCCACCCAGGAAGGTATCACCGCTGGTGGAACGGACCTGGAAAACCCCATCTCCAACATCCAGGATTGAAATATCGAACGTACCCCCACCCAGGTCATATACCGCAATGACCTCGTCTTTTTTCTTATCGAGACCGTAAGCCAGTGAGGAGGCAGTTGGCTCATTGATGATGCGTAACACTTCCAGGCCGGCGATCTTCCCAGCATCCTTGGTCGCATTCCGTTGGGCATCATTGAAATAGGCTGGTACGGTGATGACCGCCTGGGTGACCGTCTCGCCCAGGTAAGCTTCAGCATCGACCTTAAGCTTGGCCAGGATCATGGCTGATACTTCAGGGGGAGAATACTCGCGCCCGTCCAGCACCACGCGAATATCTCCATTGGGTGCCTTCGCAACTTTATAAGGCACTCGCGACAATGCCTTTTTAACTTCGGGGTCATCAAATTTACGGCCCATGAAGCGTTTGATCGAAAAAATTGTGTTTTCAGGGTTAACAACTGCCTGGTTACGCGCCACGCGTCCTACCAGGCGTTCGTGATTCTTATTCACTGCCACCACGGAAGGAATAAGCCGTTCACCTTCAGCGCTGGGGATCACGGTGGGTTCGCCACCTTCCATCACCGCCACAACCGAGTTGGTTGTGCCAAGATCGATACCAATTATTTTTCCCATTCTATGATTCTCCTTGTTAATGATAGTTCCGTAATAATTTCCACGATATATTTACCGTGCCACCCTGACGCGCGCCGGGCGAATTACCCGCTCACCCAGGGTATATCCGGGCTGTACTACGTCGATGATCTGACCACTCTCGTGGTCCGGGCTGTCCTCGTGAGATATGGCTTCATGCAGGTTTGGATCGAAGAACTGGTCCTTCGCATCAATCAGCTTGACTCCATCGGCTTCAAAAGCTGCGAGCAGCTTGCGGTGGATCAAGTCGATGCCTTCCGCCCAGATCGCCCCATTCCCCTCCGTCGGTCGGTTCTTATCTTTCAGAGCCCGCCCAAGATCATCGGCAATATCCAGGTACCTGCGGATGGCGTTCCCAAGGGCATTCTGACCCCCCTGGGATTGTTCGCGCTCGATGCGTTTCTTATAATTAATGAATTCTGCCCGCTCACGTTGCCATCCATTGAGATATTCATTGGATTTTGCTAACGCCTGATCAAGCTCAGCACGTAATTGTTCGATTTCCTCTTCAGGTATGACTGCCGGTACCTCGTTAATTTCTTCCGACTGCGCAGGCACAGCAGTCTCTTCCTGCAAGTTCACCTCGGGGGTATCTTTTTCAGCTGACTTTTGCTTTTTTGAAGTCATGATATCGCCACTCTCCTTAATTATCTTCAGCGAGCATTTCAATCACCAGATCACTCAATAAACCCGAAACAAAGCGCACTGCAGAAACAGTACGCCCATATGCCATACGGGTAGGTCCGAGCACGCCTAATGCACCGGTGACCAGACCTGGTGCCCCATAGCGCCCTAAAACGATCGAGCAATCACGCAGGTCTTCCCAGGTGCCCTCCCCACCGATCAACACCTGGACGTCATCCATCCCGCTGGTCAACACCGTGCGTGAGAGCAAATCTTCCAACATGGAACGTTCTTCAAGCACACGCAGTGCCTTGCGCGCTGATTCAGATTCGGCAAATTCCGGCTCAGAAAGCACATTCGTCAAACCATCACGAAAGACTTCACCGGTGACCAACAGCTTCATCCGATCGAATTCTTCACGGATCAGCTTGACCACATCTTGCTCAAGAGCATCAAACTGATCGCGTAATGCGGTGATAGCTTCTGTATCCAACCCTTCACATACCAGGTTAATATGACTGGCCGCTGCCGTCAGCTGATCTTGCGAAACCGGTTCAGCCAGGGTTAGCATTTGCTGCCGCACCTGCCCACCCGTCCATACCATCACCATCAAGACCTGCCGCCCGTGAGTAGAGATCAGGCTGAGGTGCTTGAAGCGGGCCGACTCAGGCCTGGGAGAAGTAACCAGCGAAGCACCCTGGGATTGGTGCGCCAAGACTGACGCGGCCAGGCGCATCCAACGGTTGACATCCCTTCCAGCCTGGTAAAACTGGTGCGTGATCGTCCGGCGGGTGTTCATGGGCAACTCAGTTTGGCCCATTAATTGGCGCACAAAATAACGGTAGCCTTCCTCCGTCGGGACTCTCCCGGCTGAAGTATAAGGCTGACGCAAGTAACCAGCTTCAGTCAGCTCAACCATATCATTCCTGATCGTCGCTGAGCTGGTGTCGAGCTTATATCTTTCGATTAATGCTTTTGACCCAACCGGCTGAGCCGTATCCACATAGGTATGAATGATGAGGGCAAGGATTAATCTTTGACGTTCGGTTAGTGTAGTCATTTGAGCTGCCTATAATTTAGCACTCTCGGCATGAGAGTGCTAAATAGAACGTTTCTATGATACCATGACGAATAAGGTAAGTCAAGCGGGGGTGGGAGGTTCTTATAAAACTCTAACAAGGGTCTGGTTGATTTTTTTTAGCACTCTCGATATAATAGTACTAATCGAATAATTCCTTCGGGGCAGGGTGATGGCGGAAAGTTCGCCTATTCCCGATCGGTGGTATAGCCCACGAGCCAAATTAACAGGCATGAGCCGGTGAAATTCCGGAGCCGACGGTACAGTCCGGATGAGAGAAGGTTGTTTTTCTTTTCAGAGCCTCCCTACAGAGTGGGAGATTCTGTAAAGTCAAATGTATTTGCCCCGGAGTACCCTTCGGGGCATTACTATTATATGAAGACGAAACCGTGGTTAATTCTCCTGTCGATCCTGCTGATGCTGGTGGCCTGGCAGCTAGCAGTCTGGTTTGGCAGGTTCCCAGCTTTTATCCTCCCTTCACCTGAGCAGGTGGGAGCTCGCTTCATCCAGGCATTGTTGGACGGTACCTTGTTGCGCAACACGTTGGTAACTCTGCTAGAAGTTTTGGTGGGATTGACACTGGGAGTTACCACGGCAACCGTGCTGGGATACTTCCTGGCGCGCTCAATCCACCTGGAACGCTTGCTCTCCCCATATATTATTGCCAGCCAGGCAATTCCAATTGTAGCCATTGCCCCCTTGCTCGTAATCTGGTTTGGCCCAGGTCTTTTTTCGAAAGTCTTGATCTGTGCCCTGGTCGTTTTCTTCCCGGTGTTGGTCAACACGGTCGTAGGTGTGCGTTCAGTCCCTGAAGATTTGCGTGATCTGATGCGCTCATTGCAAGCTACCCGCTGGCAGACTCTCAAGAACCTCGAAGTGCCGGCTGCCCTGCCTGTATTTTTAGGCGGGTTGCGCATCGGGGCTACCCTGGCTGTCATTGGGGCGGTGGTGGGAGAGTTCGTTGGTGCCAAGAGTGGGTTGGGATTCCTGGTCAATGTGGGGCGTGGCGTCTATGATACCGCCCTCGTCTTCGTTTCGGTTTTCACCTTGATTGCCCTGGCATTGATCTTATACGGCCTGGTCTCATTGCTTGAAAAGAAGTTGTTATGGTGGCAACAGCGACCCGAGA
It includes:
- a CDS encoding molecular chaperone DnaK; the protein is MGKIIGIDLGTTNSVVAVMEGGEPTVIPSAEGERLIPSVVAVNKNHERLVGRVARNQAVVNPENTIFSIKRFMGRKFDDPEVKKALSRVPYKVAKAPNGDIRVVLDGREYSPPEVSAMILAKLKVDAEAYLGETVTQAVITVPAYFNDAQRNATKDAGKIAGLEVLRIINEPTASSLAYGLDKKKDEVIAVYDLGGGTFDISILDVGDGVFQVRSTSGDTFLGGDDFDMRLIDYLADEFKAANGIDLRQDRQSLQRLKEASEKAKIELSSMMQTEINLPYITADASGPKHLVMNLTRSKLEQLTGDLIERSLTPVKNALRDADMDTSKINEVVLVGGMTRMPAVQEAVRKLFNKEPHKGVNPDEVVAIGAAIQAGVLGGDVKDILLVDVTPLTLSVETLGGVATPLIERNTAIPIHKSQVFSTASDSQPQVEINVLQGERPMAADNKSLGRFILDGIPPAPRGMPQIEVTFDIDANGIIKVTAQDKATQRSQHITITASSGLNDSEVERMRREAETHADEDKKRKELIEAKNTADNAIYTAEKAVRDFGDKVPADVRSKVESEVANVKQALETEDPARIKSATEQLFQVVQQIGASVYQQGGPQAGPATGDPEQGPEQGPEGGQRPGGSDDDVVDGEFRNA
- the grpE gene encoding nucleotide exchange factor GrpE; translation: MTSKKQKSAEKDTPEVNLQEETAVPAQSEEINEVPAVIPEEEIEQLRAELDQALAKSNEYLNGWQRERAEFINYKKRIEREQSQGGQNALGNAIRRYLDIADDLGRALKDKNRPTEGNGAIWAEGIDLIHRKLLAAFEADGVKLIDAKDQFFDPNLHEAISHEDSPDHESGQIIDVVQPGYTLGERVIRPARVRVAR
- the hrcA gene encoding heat-inducible transcription repressor HrcA is translated as MTTLTERQRLILALIIHTYVDTAQPVGSKALIERYKLDTSSATIRNDMVELTEAGYLRQPYTSAGRVPTEEGYRYFVRQLMGQTELPMNTRRTITHQFYQAGRDVNRWMRLAASVLAHQSQGASLVTSPRPESARFKHLSLISTHGRQVLMVMVWTGGQVRQQMLTLAEPVSQDQLTAAASHINLVCEGLDTEAITALRDQFDALEQDVVKLIREEFDRMKLLVTGEVFRDGLTNVLSEPEFAESESARKALRVLEERSMLEDLLSRTVLTSGMDDVQVLIGGEGTWEDLRDCSIVLGRYGAPGLVTGALGVLGPTRMAYGRTVSAVRFVSGLLSDLVIEMLAEDN
- a CDS encoding ABC transporter permease, translated to MKTKPWLILLSILLMLVAWQLAVWFGRFPAFILPSPEQVGARFIQALLDGTLLRNTLVTLLEVLVGLTLGVTTATVLGYFLARSIHLERLLSPYIIASQAIPIVAIAPLLVIWFGPGLFSKVLICALVVFFPVLVNTVVGVRSVPEDLRDLMRSLQATRWQTLKNLEVPAALPVFLGGLRIGATLAVIGAVVGEFVGAKSGLGFLVNVGRGVYDTALVFVSVFTLIALALILYGLVSLLEKKLLWWQQRPENEVLLNPEVPAKA